The following proteins are encoded in a genomic region of Hippocampus zosterae strain Florida chromosome 2, ASM2543408v3, whole genome shotgun sequence:
- the cptp gene encoding ceramide-1-phosphate transfer protein isoform X2 translates to MADSVASDDPKFCFEEVLSTFKVCLSEDKAVILENYVSGWRGLIKFLNSLGSVFGFISKDAINKIQILVNLLKEDTHSHYMTVQSMVRYELDNGLVDIDKRGSHPESGTRTLLRLHRALRWLELFLERLRISSEDSKTSVMCADAYNESLAQYHPWVLRKAAGLAFCVLPGRPAFFEVMNVGTPEKVVAVLGEAVPLISEVYQITEELYSKNNLLNLP, encoded by the exons ATGGCTGATTCTGTGGCGTCAGATGATCCGAAGTTTTGTTTTGAGGAGGTTCTGAGCACTTTTAAGGTGTGTCTGTCTGAGGACAAAGCTGTCATTCTGGAAAACTACGTGTCTGGCTGGCGGGGTCTGATAAA GTTTTTAAACAGCTTAGGGTCCGTCTTTGGCTTCATTTCCAAGGATGCCATCAATAAGATCCAGATCTTGGTGAATTTGCTCAAAGAAGATACACACTCTCACTACATGACTGTGCAGTCCATGGTCCGATACGAGCTGGACAACGGCCTGGTGGACATCGACAAGCGAGGAAGCCATCCCGAATCGGGCACTCGTACCCTCCTGAGGCTGCATCGTGCACTCAGGTGGCTGGAACTCTTTCTGGAGCGGCTGAGGATCAGCAGCGAGGATAGTAAGACGTCCGTCATGTGTGCCGACGCCTACAACGAGTCCCTTGCGCAATACCACCCGTGGGTGTTGCGCAAGGCGGCGGGCTTGGCCTTCTGCGTGCTCCCTGGTCGCCCCGCCTTCTTTGAGGTCATGAATGTGGGCACCCCCGAGAAAGTGGTAGCTGTCCTGGGAGAAGCCGTTCCTCTCATTTCGGAAGTGTACCAGATCACGGAGGAACTTTATTCTAAAAACAATTTGCTCAACTTGCCGTAG
- the ints11 gene encoding integrator complex subunit 11 has translation MPEIKVTPLGAGQDVGRSCIIVSIGGKNIMLDCGMHMGYNDDRRFPDFSYIIQNGRLTDLLDCVIISHFHLDHCGALPYMSEMVGYDGPIYMTHPTKAICPILLEDFRKITVDKKGETNFFTSQMIKDCMKKVIPLNLHQTVQVDDELEIKAYYAGHVLGAAMVQIKVGSESVVYTGDYNMTPDRHLGAAWIDKCRPDILISESTYATTIRDSKRCRERDFLKKVHESIERGGKVLIPVFALGRAQELCILLETFWERMNLKAPIYFSTGLTEKANHYYKLFITWTNQKIRKTFVQRNMFEFKHIKAFDRSYADNPGPMVVFATPGMLHAGQSLQIFKKWAGNEKNMVIMPGYCVQGTIGHKILNGQRKLEMEGRATLDVKLQVEYMSFSAHADAKGIMQLIRMAEPRNMLLVHGEAVKMAFLKGKIEQEFSIDCYMPANGETTTVTTNPKVPVDMSLNLLKREMALGGPLPDPKKPRIMHGTLIMKDNSLKLVSSEQALKELGLNEHQLRFTCRVQLHDPHSDPDTLRRIYTHLKSVLKGYAIQHLPDGTVMVESIVIKVSSSPEEANTKVILLSWSYQDEDLGSFLSTLLKKGLPSGL, from the exons ATGCCCGAAATAAAAGTAACACCGCTGG GTGCTGGACAAGATGTTGGACGCAGCTGCATCATCGTCTCTATCGGAGGCAAAAACATCATGCTGGATTGCGGCATGCACATGGGATACAATGACGAT AGACGCTTCCCAGACTTCTCGTACATCATTCAGAATGGGAGGTTGACAGACCTTTTGGATTGTGTCATCATCAG CCATTTCCACTTGGACCACTGTGGCGCTCTGCCCTACATGAGTGAGATGGTGGGATATGACGGGCCCATCTACATGACACATCCTACCAAGGCCATCTGCCCCATCCTGTTGGAGGACTTCCGCAAGATTACAGTCGACAAGAAGGGAGAGACCAACTTCTTCACCTCGCAGATGATCAAGGACTGCATGAAGAAAGTCATCCCACTGAACCTGCACCAGACTGTCCAG gtAGATGATGAATTGGAGATTAAGGCATATTATGCTGGCCATGTTCTGGGCGCTGCCATGGTGCAGATCAAAGTGGGTTCAGAGTCGGTGGTCTACACT GGCGACTACAACATGACACCAGACAGACATTTGGG TGCCGCTTGGATCGACAAGTGCCGTCCAGACATTCTCATCTCAGAGTCAACTTATGCCACCACCATACGGGACTCCAAGAGgtgcagagagagagacttcCTGAAGAAAGTTCACGAATCCATAGAACGAGGGGGAAAG GTTCTCATCCCGGTGTTTGCCCTTGGAAGAGCCCAGGAACTTTGCATTCTTTTGGAAACATTTTG GGAGAGAATGAACTTGAAGGCTCCCATTTATTTCTCCACGGGGTTGACTGAGAAAGCCAATCATTATTACAAGCTGTTCATCACGTGGACCAACCAGAAGATCAGGAAAACATTTGTGCAGAGGAACATGTTTGAATTCAAGCACATCAAAGCCTTTGACCGCTCGTACGCCGACAACCCAGGACCAATg GTGGTGTTTGCAACGCCAGGAATGCTGCACGCCGGACAGTCGTTGCAGATCTTCAAGAAATGGGCTGGCAACGAGAAGAACATG GTCATCATGCCAGGCTACTGCGTACAAGGAACAATTGGACACAAGATTCTGAATGGACAGAGGAAATtggaaatggagggcagagCAACG TTGGACGTGAAACTGCAGGTGGAGTACATGTCCTTTAGCGCCCACGCCGACGCCAAGGGCATCATGCAGCTCATCCGCATGGCTGAACCTCGCAACATGCTGCTGGTGCACGGCGAGGCCGTCAAGATGGCGTTCCTCAAGGGCAAGATCGAGCAGGAGTTCA GTATCGACTGCTACATGCCGGCTAACGGTGAGACAACAACAGTGACGACAAATCCCAAAGTTCCAGTTGATATGTCACTTAACCTTCTCAAGAGGGAAATGGCACTAGGCG GGCCTTTACCTGATCCCAAAAAACCCCGCATCATGCATGGAACCCTCATCATGAAAGATAAT AGTCTCAAACTGGTGTCATCGGAGCAAGCCCTGAAGGAGCTCGGACTCAACGAGCATCAGCTCCGATTTACGTGTCGCGTGCAGCTCCACGACCCGCACAGTGACCCTGACACGCTTCGAAGAATATACACGCACCTCAAGAG TGTCTTAAAGGGGTATGCCATCCAGCACCTTCCCGATGGTACTGTCATGGTGGAGTCCATCGTCATCAAAGTGTCATCTTCACCAGAGGAAGCTAACACAAAGGTCATCCTGCTTTCCTGGAGTTATCAG
- the ddx19a gene encoding ATP-dependent RNA helicase DDX19A isoform X2: MFKDSWAMEADIQETNSSCVQFEPTTKMGRTNRSRITKGNLETGMSGQRGKWEGDKVDPAEASLLNKFIRRALVSSRHEVEVQQRDPTSPLFSVKTFEELRLKPELLKGVYNMGFNRPSMIQEKALPMMLAQPPQNLIAQSQSGTGKTAAFSLAMLSHVNPAHKWTQALCIAPTYELALQIGQVMEQMGKFCPDIKLSYGIRGSKVERGRLLQEQIVVGTPGTILDWCNKFKVIEPKKITMFVLDEADVMIATQGHRDQSIRIHRQLTKECQMLFFSATFEEAVWIFAEMIVPEPNIIRLRREEETLDTIKQFYVLCKSKEDKFTILCNLYGSMTVAQAMIFCHTREMASWLAANLTKEGHSVALLSGELTVMQRASVIDRFRDGKEKVLVTTNVCSRGIDVEQVSLVVNFDLPVHLGGKADNDTYLHRIGRTGRFGRRGFAINMVDSEYGMDVIRQIEMHFDRRIPKLDTLNVEEIEKQLS; encoded by the exons ATGTTCAAGGACTCGTGGGCGATGGAGGCAGACATCCAGGAGACCAACTCCTCGTGCGTGCAG TTTGAGCCCACAACGAAGATGGGCCGAACTAATCGTTCACGGATCACCAAAG GGAACCTCGAGACGGGCATGAGTGGACAACGTGGAAAGTGGGAAGGAGATAAAGTGGACCCAGCTGAGGCGTCCTTACTGAACAAATTTATCCGCCGGGCTCTTGTGAGCAGTAGACATGAGGTGGAGGTCCAGCAGCGAGACCCCACCTCCCCGCTGTTCTCCGTCAAGACCTTCGAGGAGCTGCGCCT GAAACCAGAGCTGTTGAAGGGGGTCTATAACATGGGCTTCAACAGGCCTTCCATGATCCAGGAGAAGGCTCTACCTATGATGCTGGCACAGCC aCCTCAGAATCTAATTGCCCAGTCACAGTCAGGCACGGGTAAAACGGCCGCCTTTTCTCTGGCCATGCTCAGCCACGTGAACCCCGCCCACAAGTGGACTCAG GCTCTATGTATCGCACCTACATACGAGCTTGCCCTCCAGATCGGTCAGGTGATGGAACAAATGGGCAAATTCTGCCCTGACATCAAACTGTCGTACGGCATCAGAGGCAGCAAAG TGGAACGAGGCAGACTGTTACAGGAGCAAATCGTTGTGGGCACACCGGGCACCATCCTGGACTGGTGCAACAAGTTTAAAGTCATCgaacccaaaaaaataaccatgtttGTGTTGGATGAGGCTGACGTCATGATCGCAACTCAAGGTCATCGTGACCAGAGCATCCGCATCCACAG GCAGCTAACAAAAGAATGCCAGATGCTTTTCTTCTCTGCaacctttgaggaagcagtgtGGATATTTGCAGAGATGATAGTTCCCGAGCCCAACATCATCCGACTGCGACGCGAGGAGGAGACTCTGGACACCATAAAGCAGTTTTATGTCCTCTGCAAGAGCAAGGAGGACAAGTTCACAATTCTGTGTAACCTCTACGGGAGTATGACTGTGGCACAGGCCATGATTTTCTGCCAT ACCCGTGAAATGGCATCTTGGCTCGCTGCTAACCTGACCAAGGAAGGCCACAGTGTGGCGCTGCTGAGTGGGGAATTAACCGTGATGCAGAGAGCTAGCGTCATTGATCGCTTTCGAGATGGCAAGGAGAAGGTCCTTGTCACCACAAACGTTTGTTCCAGGG GCATCGATGTGGAACAAGTGTCCCTGGTGGTCAACTTTGACCTCCCTGTGCACCTGGGTGGCAAGGCCGATAACGACACGTACCTTCACCGGATTGGCCGCACAGGACGTTTTGGAAGGCGCGGCTTCGCCATCAATATGGTGGACAGCGAGTACGGCATGGATGTCATTCGACAAATCGAGATGCATTTTG ACAGGCGAATCCCAAAACttgacacattgaatgttgaagAAATTGAAAAACAGCTCAGCTAA
- the ddx19a gene encoding ATP-dependent RNA helicase DDX19A isoform X1, which produces MFKDSWAMEADIQETNSSCVQFEPTTKMGRTNRSRITKGVNGNLETGMSGQRGKWEGDKVDPAEASLLNKFIRRALVSSRHEVEVQQRDPTSPLFSVKTFEELRLKPELLKGVYNMGFNRPSMIQEKALPMMLAQPPQNLIAQSQSGTGKTAAFSLAMLSHVNPAHKWTQALCIAPTYELALQIGQVMEQMGKFCPDIKLSYGIRGSKVERGRLLQEQIVVGTPGTILDWCNKFKVIEPKKITMFVLDEADVMIATQGHRDQSIRIHRQLTKECQMLFFSATFEEAVWIFAEMIVPEPNIIRLRREEETLDTIKQFYVLCKSKEDKFTILCNLYGSMTVAQAMIFCHTREMASWLAANLTKEGHSVALLSGELTVMQRASVIDRFRDGKEKVLVTTNVCSRGIDVEQVSLVVNFDLPVHLGGKADNDTYLHRIGRTGRFGRRGFAINMVDSEYGMDVIRQIEMHFDRRIPKLDTLNVEEIEKQLS; this is translated from the exons ATGTTCAAGGACTCGTGGGCGATGGAGGCAGACATCCAGGAGACCAACTCCTCGTGCGTGCAG TTTGAGCCCACAACGAAGATGGGCCGAACTAATCGTTCACGGATCACCAAAGGTGTCAACG GGAACCTCGAGACGGGCATGAGTGGACAACGTGGAAAGTGGGAAGGAGATAAAGTGGACCCAGCTGAGGCGTCCTTACTGAACAAATTTATCCGCCGGGCTCTTGTGAGCAGTAGACATGAGGTGGAGGTCCAGCAGCGAGACCCCACCTCCCCGCTGTTCTCCGTCAAGACCTTCGAGGAGCTGCGCCT GAAACCAGAGCTGTTGAAGGGGGTCTATAACATGGGCTTCAACAGGCCTTCCATGATCCAGGAGAAGGCTCTACCTATGATGCTGGCACAGCC aCCTCAGAATCTAATTGCCCAGTCACAGTCAGGCACGGGTAAAACGGCCGCCTTTTCTCTGGCCATGCTCAGCCACGTGAACCCCGCCCACAAGTGGACTCAG GCTCTATGTATCGCACCTACATACGAGCTTGCCCTCCAGATCGGTCAGGTGATGGAACAAATGGGCAAATTCTGCCCTGACATCAAACTGTCGTACGGCATCAGAGGCAGCAAAG TGGAACGAGGCAGACTGTTACAGGAGCAAATCGTTGTGGGCACACCGGGCACCATCCTGGACTGGTGCAACAAGTTTAAAGTCATCgaacccaaaaaaataaccatgtttGTGTTGGATGAGGCTGACGTCATGATCGCAACTCAAGGTCATCGTGACCAGAGCATCCGCATCCACAG GCAGCTAACAAAAGAATGCCAGATGCTTTTCTTCTCTGCaacctttgaggaagcagtgtGGATATTTGCAGAGATGATAGTTCCCGAGCCCAACATCATCCGACTGCGACGCGAGGAGGAGACTCTGGACACCATAAAGCAGTTTTATGTCCTCTGCAAGAGCAAGGAGGACAAGTTCACAATTCTGTGTAACCTCTACGGGAGTATGACTGTGGCACAGGCCATGATTTTCTGCCAT ACCCGTGAAATGGCATCTTGGCTCGCTGCTAACCTGACCAAGGAAGGCCACAGTGTGGCGCTGCTGAGTGGGGAATTAACCGTGATGCAGAGAGCTAGCGTCATTGATCGCTTTCGAGATGGCAAGGAGAAGGTCCTTGTCACCACAAACGTTTGTTCCAGGG GCATCGATGTGGAACAAGTGTCCCTGGTGGTCAACTTTGACCTCCCTGTGCACCTGGGTGGCAAGGCCGATAACGACACGTACCTTCACCGGATTGGCCGCACAGGACGTTTTGGAAGGCGCGGCTTCGCCATCAATATGGTGGACAGCGAGTACGGCATGGATGTCATTCGACAAATCGAGATGCATTTTG ACAGGCGAATCCCAAAACttgacacattgaatgttgaagAAATTGAAAAACAGCTCAGCTAA
- the cptp gene encoding ceramide-1-phosphate transfer protein isoform X1, giving the protein MYDGFGKHLTGQLLLPTMADSVASDDPKFCFEEVLSTFKVCLSEDKAVILENYVSGWRGLIKFLNSLGSVFGFISKDAINKIQILVNLLKEDTHSHYMTVQSMVRYELDNGLVDIDKRGSHPESGTRTLLRLHRALRWLELFLERLRISSEDSKTSVMCADAYNESLAQYHPWVLRKAAGLAFCVLPGRPAFFEVMNVGTPEKVVAVLGEAVPLISEVYQITEELYSKNNLLNLP; this is encoded by the exons ATGTATGATGG GTTTGGGAAACACCTGACAGGACAACTCCTCCTACCCACAATGGCTGATTCTGTGGCGTCAGATGATCCGAAGTTTTGTTTTGAGGAGGTTCTGAGCACTTTTAAGGTGTGTCTGTCTGAGGACAAAGCTGTCATTCTGGAAAACTACGTGTCTGGCTGGCGGGGTCTGATAAA GTTTTTAAACAGCTTAGGGTCCGTCTTTGGCTTCATTTCCAAGGATGCCATCAATAAGATCCAGATCTTGGTGAATTTGCTCAAAGAAGATACACACTCTCACTACATGACTGTGCAGTCCATGGTCCGATACGAGCTGGACAACGGCCTGGTGGACATCGACAAGCGAGGAAGCCATCCCGAATCGGGCACTCGTACCCTCCTGAGGCTGCATCGTGCACTCAGGTGGCTGGAACTCTTTCTGGAGCGGCTGAGGATCAGCAGCGAGGATAGTAAGACGTCCGTCATGTGTGCCGACGCCTACAACGAGTCCCTTGCGCAATACCACCCGTGGGTGTTGCGCAAGGCGGCGGGCTTGGCCTTCTGCGTGCTCCCTGGTCGCCCCGCCTTCTTTGAGGTCATGAATGTGGGCACCCCCGAGAAAGTGGTAGCTGTCCTGGGAGAAGCCGTTCCTCTCATTTCGGAAGTGTACCAGATCACGGAGGAACTTTATTCTAAAAACAATTTGCTCAACTTGCCGTAG